The following proteins come from a genomic window of Diprion similis isolate iyDipSimi1 chromosome 8, iyDipSimi1.1, whole genome shotgun sequence:
- the LOC124409454 gene encoding NADH-cytochrome b5 reductase-like, translating to MSCNDDKDDRPVTPLESDCCGDGCNPCIHDVHKDLLDKWERRRISKAEFSVRKNVLLLTKYRPFVISEVKQACANCIFIRLDYRGLPDADTQLFLSPGQHVILRTSISSRPYTPISWTPNSLCLLVKIYSNGKFSKSLGQMKVGEDIEVRGPYGEFVYQPNSFEEILMLSIGTGIAALYPIAKSIVDDELEESKIHLICGFKSHAHIPLASELCDLSHYWNFSCTIQLSQIDSSKRMNGVRIESGHLEENTVTRFLESRSPTSTLVLICGTSEFNKAATQWISALNFINFHVFH from the exons ATGAGTTGCAATGATGATAAAGACGATCGTCCAGTTACCCCCTTGGAATCAGACTGTTGCGGAGACGGGTGTAATCCTTGTATACATGATGTTCACAAAGATTTGCTTGATAAATGGGAAAGAAGACGGATATCAAAGGCAGAGTTTTCCGTCCGAAAGAACGTTTTATTACTTACAAAATACAGACCTTTTGTCATTTCCGAAGTGAAACAAGCCTGcgcaaattgtattttcatccGATTGGACTACAgag GTTTACCAGATGCAGAtacacaattatttttaagcCCTGGTCAACATGTGATACTGCGTACCTCAATCTCGTCGAGACCCTATACCCCTATATCATGGACTCCTAACTCCTTATGTCTCTTagtgaaaatatattctaatGGAAAATTTAGCAAATCTTTAGGACAAATGAAAGTTGGCGAAGATATCGAAGTTAGAGGCCCTTATGGAGAATTTGTTTATCAACCTAATAG cttTGAAGAAATCCTTATGCTCAGTATTGGGACTGGTATAGCCGCCCTGTATCCAATTGCAAAATCAATAGTCGATGACGAGTTGGAAGAAAGCAAAATACATTTGATATGTGGATTCAAGTCGCATGCTCATATCCCTTTGGCCAGTGAATTGTGTGACTTATCACATTATTGGAACTTTTCTTGTACAATTCAACTGTCCCAAATAG ACAGCTCTAAAAGAATGAACGGTGTTAGAATAGAGAGCGGTCACTTAGAGGAGAACACTGTAACAAGATTCTTAGAATCACGGTCACCAACATCTACTCTAGTGCTAATTTGTGGCACTTCAGAGTTTAATAAAGCTGCTACTCAATGGATTTCAGCTTTAaactttatcaattttcacgtGTTTCATTGA